Proteins from a genomic interval of Vanacampus margaritifer isolate UIUO_Vmar chromosome 4, RoL_Vmar_1.0, whole genome shotgun sequence:
- the LOC144051057 gene encoding COUP transcription factor 2-like isoform X2, with protein MTDMAMVAWRNPEEGTLSSPASHVAPLALPVHMNPPPAASLEMPPAAAPPTPATTAAANSSSSSSSSSSDKQASAHIECIVCGDKSSGKHYGQFTCEGCKSFFKRSVRRNLSYTCRASRTCPVDQHHRNQCQYCRLKKCLKVGMRREVQRGRLPPAQSFHGQFSLSTGEPLQCHSYLSGYISLLLRAEPYATSRFGSQCLPGGGAIGIENICELAARMLFSAVEWARNIPFFPDLQVSDQVALLRLTWSELFVLNAAQCAMPVHVAPLLAAAGLHAAPMSAERVVAFMDHIRVFQEQVEKLKTLHVDSAEYSCLKAVVLFTTDACGLSDTAHVEGLQEKSQCALEEYVRSQYPNQPSRFGRLLLRLPSLRSVSSAVIEQLFFVRLVGKTPIETLIRDMLLSGGSFNWPYVPVQ; from the exons ATGACGGACATGGCGATGGTGGCGTGGAGGAACCCCGAGGAGGGGACGCTCTCTTCCCCGGCGTCGCACGTTGCTCCCTTGGCTCTGCCGGTGCACATGAACCCGCCGCCGGCGGCCTCCCTGGAAATGCCCCCCGCTGCGGCTCCACCCACCCCCGCGaccaccgccgccgccaacAGTTCTTCTTCGTCGTCCTCGTCGTCGTCGGACAAGCAGGCGAGCGCGCACATCGAGTGCATCGTGTGCGGGGACAAGTCGAGCGGCAAACACTACGGCCAGTTCACCTGCGAGGGCTGCAAAAGCTTCTTCAAGCGCAGCGTGCGCCGAAACCTGAGCTACACCTGCCGGGCCAGCCGAACCTGCCCGGTCGACCAGCACCATCGCAACCAGTGCCAGTACTGCCGGCTCAAGAAGTGCCTGAAAGTGGGCATGAGGAGGGAAG TGCAGCGAGGCCGCCTCCCCCCGGCGCAGTCGTTCCACGGCCAGTTCTCGCTGAGCACCGGGGAGCCCCTCCAGTGCCACTCTTACCTGTCCGGCTACATCTCGCTGCTGCTGCGGGCCGAGCCCTACGCCACGTCACGCTTCGGCTCGCAGTGCCTGCCGGGCGGCGGCGCGATTGGCATCGAGAACATCTGCGAGCTGGCGGCGCGCATGCTGTTCAGCGCCGTGGAGTGGGCCCGCAACATCCCCTTCTTCCCCGACCTGCAGGTGTCCGACCAGGTGGCTCTGCTGCGGCTCACCTGGAGCGAGCTGTTCGTGCTTAACGCGGCGCAGTGCGCCATGCCGGTGCATGTGGCGCCCCTGCTGGCCGCCGCAGGACTGCACGCCGCCCCAATGTCGGCGGAGCGCGTAGTGGCCTTCATGGACCACATCCGGGTCTTCCAGGAGCAGGTGGAGAAGCTCAAGACGCTGCACGTGGACTCGGCGGAGTACTCGTGTCTCAAAGCCGTTGTGCTCTTCACCACAG ACGCGTGCGGCCTGTCGGACACGGCGCACGTGGAGGGTCTTCAGGAGAAGTCACAATGCGCGCTGGAGGAGTACGTGCGCAGCCAGTACCCGAACCAGCCCAGCCGCTTCGGCCGCCTGCTGCTGCGTCTTCCGTCTCTGCGCTCCGTGTCGTCGGCCGTCATCGAGCAGCTCTTCTTCGTGCGCCTGGTGGGCAAGACGCCCATCGAGACGCTCATCCGCGACATGCTACTGTCAGGCGGCAGCTTCAACTGGCCTTATGTGCCCGTGCAGTAG
- the LOC144051057 gene encoding COUP transcription factor 2-like isoform X1 yields MTDMAMVAWRNPEEGTLSSPASHVAPLALPVHMNPPPAASLEMPPAAAPPTPATTAAANSSSSSSSSSSDKQASAHIECIVCGDKSSGKHYGQFTCEGCKSFFKRSVRRNLSYTCRASRTCPVDQHHRNQCQYCRLKKCLKVGMRREAVQRGRLPPAQSFHGQFSLSTGEPLQCHSYLSGYISLLLRAEPYATSRFGSQCLPGGGAIGIENICELAARMLFSAVEWARNIPFFPDLQVSDQVALLRLTWSELFVLNAAQCAMPVHVAPLLAAAGLHAAPMSAERVVAFMDHIRVFQEQVEKLKTLHVDSAEYSCLKAVVLFTTDACGLSDTAHVEGLQEKSQCALEEYVRSQYPNQPSRFGRLLLRLPSLRSVSSAVIEQLFFVRLVGKTPIETLIRDMLLSGGSFNWPYVPVQ; encoded by the exons ATGACGGACATGGCGATGGTGGCGTGGAGGAACCCCGAGGAGGGGACGCTCTCTTCCCCGGCGTCGCACGTTGCTCCCTTGGCTCTGCCGGTGCACATGAACCCGCCGCCGGCGGCCTCCCTGGAAATGCCCCCCGCTGCGGCTCCACCCACCCCCGCGaccaccgccgccgccaacAGTTCTTCTTCGTCGTCCTCGTCGTCGTCGGACAAGCAGGCGAGCGCGCACATCGAGTGCATCGTGTGCGGGGACAAGTCGAGCGGCAAACACTACGGCCAGTTCACCTGCGAGGGCTGCAAAAGCTTCTTCAAGCGCAGCGTGCGCCGAAACCTGAGCTACACCTGCCGGGCCAGCCGAACCTGCCCGGTCGACCAGCACCATCGCAACCAGTGCCAGTACTGCCGGCTCAAGAAGTGCCTGAAAGTGGGCATGAGGAGGGAAG cAGTGCAGCGAGGCCGCCTCCCCCCGGCGCAGTCGTTCCACGGCCAGTTCTCGCTGAGCACCGGGGAGCCCCTCCAGTGCCACTCTTACCTGTCCGGCTACATCTCGCTGCTGCTGCGGGCCGAGCCCTACGCCACGTCACGCTTCGGCTCGCAGTGCCTGCCGGGCGGCGGCGCGATTGGCATCGAGAACATCTGCGAGCTGGCGGCGCGCATGCTGTTCAGCGCCGTGGAGTGGGCCCGCAACATCCCCTTCTTCCCCGACCTGCAGGTGTCCGACCAGGTGGCTCTGCTGCGGCTCACCTGGAGCGAGCTGTTCGTGCTTAACGCGGCGCAGTGCGCCATGCCGGTGCATGTGGCGCCCCTGCTGGCCGCCGCAGGACTGCACGCCGCCCCAATGTCGGCGGAGCGCGTAGTGGCCTTCATGGACCACATCCGGGTCTTCCAGGAGCAGGTGGAGAAGCTCAAGACGCTGCACGTGGACTCGGCGGAGTACTCGTGTCTCAAAGCCGTTGTGCTCTTCACCACAG ACGCGTGCGGCCTGTCGGACACGGCGCACGTGGAGGGTCTTCAGGAGAAGTCACAATGCGCGCTGGAGGAGTACGTGCGCAGCCAGTACCCGAACCAGCCCAGCCGCTTCGGCCGCCTGCTGCTGCGTCTTCCGTCTCTGCGCTCCGTGTCGTCGGCCGTCATCGAGCAGCTCTTCTTCGTGCGCCTGGTGGGCAAGACGCCCATCGAGACGCTCATCCGCGACATGCTACTGTCAGGCGGCAGCTTCAACTGGCCTTATGTGCCCGTGCAGTAG